Proteins from one Sphaeramia orbicularis chromosome 17, fSphaOr1.1, whole genome shotgun sequence genomic window:
- the LOC115437481 gene encoding uncharacterized protein LOC115437481: ILVWGRICKTKPNRTIMVLGATGAGKSTLINGMINYILGVRWDDSYRFKLVDEGQGKTQAESQTSEATVYKINYREEFQIPHSLTIIDTPGFGDTRGIERDKEITQQLQRLFTQKSGVSEIDIVCFVTQSALARLTPTQKYVFDSVLSIFGKDVAENIRILVTFADGQRPPVLEAINASGVPCPKTDDGLPAHFKFNNSALFAYNQSSDDEEGGFDEMFWNMGLRSMKRFFAALNQITTKSLTMTNEVLRERQQLEVSVENLQIQVRVGLAKLEEVKETAEKIKEHEAEITRNENFEFEVTVTHPDKEDISGSGNYITNCQQCHHTCHYPCGIPNDSDKSGCAAMGSDGNCRECPKKCIWSVHYNQKYRWVYKEVKEKRTVKELKEKYLKAKEAKSPIQALISKLKDEYKLVQNQVVELMKKSSRCLNRLKEIALKPNPLSTPEYIDMLIESEKSEHKLGWKKRVQALTHMREKAEMMAKVERGETLLQTSVTGTTDSKQDQTKTSTNAVKDQTKTDSNEKGQNSEHHTVQDSDKDHGTDQVQDHETDQDQNEDSHTDQDQKEDGDTDQDQNEDGETDQDQKEDSETDQDENEDDDTDQDQNEDDEADQDQKEDGDTDQDENEDDDTDQDETGMVRLTRTKRRTVMLTRIKTRTVRLTRTKRRTVILTRTKTRTVILTRTKRRTVILTRTQ; this comes from the exons ATTCTGGTTTGGGGAAGAATCTGCAAAACCAAACCAAATCGCACCATAATGGTTCTTGGAGCCACTGGAGCTGGGAAGTCGACTCTCATCAATGGGATGATCAATTACATCTTAGGTGTCAGATGGGATGATTCATATCGGTTCAAGTTAGTTGATgaaggacaggggaaaacacaagCAGAAAGTCAGACCTCTGAAGCCACAGTGTACAAAATAAACTACCGAGAAGAGTTTCAGATCCCCCACTCCCTGACTATCATTGACACTCCAGGGTTTGGAGACACAAGAGGCATTGAAAGAGACAAAGAGATCACACAGCAGTTACAGCGTCTCTTCACCCAGAAATCTGGGGTCAGTGAAATTGACATTGTCTGTTTTGTCACTCAGTCTGCTTTAGCTCGACTCACACCAACACAGAAATATGTGTTTGATTCTGTTCTCTCAATCTTTGGCAAAGATGTGGCAGAAAACATCAGGATTCTGGTGACGTTTGCAGACGGTCAGCGCCCACCAGTTCTAGAGGCGATCAATGCGTCAGGTGTCCCATGTCCTAAAACTGATGATGGGCTGCCAGCTCACTTCAAATTCAACAACTCTGCTCTGTTTGCCTACAACCAGTCATCTGATGATGAAGAAGGAGGTTTTGATGAGATGTTTTGGAACATGGGATTACGAAGTATGAAGAGGTTCTTTGCGGCATTGAATCAAATAACAACCAAAAGCTTGACAATGACAAATGAGGTCCTCAGAGAAAGGCAGCAGCTTGAGGTTTCAGTGGAAAATTTGCAGATACAGGTTAGAGTTGGTCTAGCCAAACTTGAGGAGGTGAAAGAAACAGCTGAAAAGATTAAAGAACATGAGGCTGAGATCACCAGAAATGAGAACTTTGAGTTTGAAGTCACTGTCACCCACCCTGATAAGGAGGATATTTCTGGGAGTGGAAATTACATCACAAATTGTCAACAGTGTCACCATACCTGTCATTATCCTTGTGGCATTCCAAATGATTCAGACAAAAGTGGTTGTGCTGCAATGGGTTCAGATGGAAACTGCAGAGAGTGTCCAAAGAAATGTATCTGGAGTGTACACTATAACCAGAAGTACAGGTGGGTGTATAAGGAAGTTAAAGAAAAGCGAACAGTGAAAGAGCTCAAAGAAAAGTACCTGAAAGCTAAAGAAGCAAAGTCACCTATCCAGGCTTTAATTTCCAAATTAAAGGACGAGTACAAACTTGTGCAAAATCAAGTTGTGGAGCTGATGAAAAAGTCTTCAAGATGTTTAAACCGACTAAAAGAAATCGCATTGAAACCAAACCCTCTATCTACTCCAGAGTACATCGACATGCTCATTGAGTCAGAGAAATCTGAGCACAAACTAGGATGGAAAAAACGAGTTCAGGCCCTGACACACATGAGAGAAAAAGCAGAGATGATGGCTAAAGTAGAGAGAGGAGAAACACTTCTGCAGACTTCAGTTACAGGGACAACGGACAGTAAGCAAGACCAAACCAAGACCAGTACCAATGCAGTCAAAGATCAGACCAAGACTGATTCCAATGAAAAAGGCCAAAACAGTGAGCATCACACTGTCCAAGACTCAGACAAGGACCATGGTACTGACCAAGT CCAGGACCACGAAACTGACCAGGACCAAAATGAGGACAGTCATACTGACCAGGACCAAAAGGAGGACGGTGATACTGACCAGGACCAAAACGAGGATGGTGAGACTGACCAGGACCAAAAGGAGGACAGTGAGACTGACCAGGACGAAAACGAGGATGATGATACTGACCAGGACCAAAATGAGGATGATGAGGCTGACCAGGACCAAAAGGAGGACGGTGATACTGACCAGGACGAAAACGAGGATGATGATACTGACCAGGATGAAACGGGGATGGTGAGACTGACCAGGACCAAAAGGAGGACTGTGATGCTGACCAGGATCAAAACGAGGACGGTGAGACTGACCAGGACCAAAAGGAGGACGGTGATACTGACCAGAACGAAAACGAGGACGGTGATACTGACCAGGACCAAAAGGAGGACGGTGATACTGACCAGGACACAATAA